The following coding sequences lie in one Rutidosis leptorrhynchoides isolate AG116_Rl617_1_P2 chromosome 4, CSIRO_AGI_Rlap_v1, whole genome shotgun sequence genomic window:
- the LOC139843426 gene encoding purple acid phosphatase 23 isoform X1, giving the protein MDVSILSTLIIFMLMLMVICTLCQIPTTLDGPFNPVTRKFDPSLRLGSDDLPMNHTRLKKNVTSNFPEQIALALSSTNSMWVSWITGDAQIGKNVKPLDPSSVGSEVWYGDKRGNYSMKQNGVSMVYSQLYPFEGLLNYTSGIIHHVKIDGLAPSTTYYYICGDSTIPAMSEEHVFETLPLHSPNTYPRRIAVVGDLGLTANTTTTIDHLIENDPSLVLMVGDLSYANQYLTTGGEGASCFSCEFPDAPIRETYQPRWDGWGRFMEPLISRVPMMVIEGNHEIEPQAAGVTFESYLKRFAVPSNESGSNTNFYYSFDAGGVHFIMLGAYIDYNRTGAQYSWLKKDLRLLNRSVTPWLVAAWHSPWYNSYSSHYQEFECMRLEMEQLLYQYHVDIVFSGHVHAYERMNRVYDYSLDPCGPVYITIGDGGNIEKIDVDHADEPGKCPSPGDNVPEFGGVCHKIFTYGPAKGKFCWEKQPEWSAFRESSFGHGILEVVNSTYALWTWHRNQDMYKENSIGDQIYIVRQPELCLISQKQHSLTSPTTATGFGGPDSFGLSFCFLKFFIAFTWLYLL; this is encoded by the exons ATGGATGTCAGCATTCTCAGTACCCTGATCATTTTCATGTTAATGTTGATGGTGATTTGTACTTTATGTCAAATACCCACCACCTTAGATGGCCCGTTTAACCCGGTGACCCGTAAATTCGACCCGTCTCTACGTTTGGGCAGTGATGATTTGCCCATGAATCATACTAGATTAAAAAAGAATGTGACATCAAATTTCCCTGAACAAATTGCTTTGGCACTTTCCTCTACAAATTCCATGTGGGTCTCATGGATTACTG GGGATGCACAGATAGGGAAGAATGTGAAACCACTTGATCCATCTAGTGTTGGTAGTGAGGTCTGGTATGGTGATAAAAGGGGGAATTATTCGATGAAACAGAACGGGGTTTCGATGGTTTATAGTCAGTTGTATCCATTTGAAGGACTTCTTAATTATACTTCCGGAATCATTCATCATGTCAAGATTGATG GCCTTGCACCTAGTACAACATATTACTACATATGTGGAGATAGTACTATTCCAGCTATGAGTGAAGAACATGTTTTTGAAACGTTACCGTTGCATAGTCCCAACACATATCCTCGTAGAATTGCAGTTGTTGGGGACCTTGGTCTCACAGCAAACACGACAACCACAATAGATCATCTCATTGAAAATGACCCATCTCTTGTTTTAATGGTGGGGGACTTAAGTTATGCCAATCAATACCTTACAACCGGTGGTGAAGGTGCGTCATGCTTTTCTTGTGAGTTCCCGGACGCACCTATTCGTGAAACGTATCAACCTCGTTGGGATGGATGGGGAAG GTTCATGGAGCCGTTGATCTCTAGAGTACCTATGATGGTCATCGAAGGTAACCATGAGATCGAACCACAAGCTGCTGGAGTCACTTTTGAATCATATCTGAAAAGGTTTGCAGTCCCGTCCAACGAGTCTGGCTCTAACACCAATTTCTACTACTCATTTGATGCTGGAGGTGTACATTTCATCATGTTAGGAGCATATATCGACTACAATAGGACCG GTGCACAATATTCATGGCTTAAAAAGGACTTAAGACTATTAAACCGAAGTGTGACACCTTGGTTAGTAGCTGCGTGGCATTCCCCTTGGTATAATAGTTACTCGTCACATTATCAAGAATTCGAGTGTATGAGGCTAGAAATGGAGCAACTTCTGTATCAATATCATGTTGACATTGTATTCTCTGGTCAT gtgcatgcgtACGAGCGGATGAATAGAGTGTATGACTACAGTTTGGACCCATGTGGACCTGTGTATATAACAATCGGAGATGGCGGTAATATTGAGAAAATTGATGTGGATCACGCAGATGAACCGGGAAAGTGTCCTTCGCCTGGTGATAATGTACCTGAATTTGGAGGAGTATGTCATAAAATTTTTACATACGGTCCTGCAAAGGGCAAGTTTTGCTGGGAAAAACAACCCGAATGGAGCGCTTTTAGAGAAAGCAGCTTTGGACATGGCATCCTCGag GTTGTAAATTCTACATATGCACTATGGACATGGCATAGAAACCAGGATATGTACAAAGAAAACAGCATTGGTGATCAGATCTACATTGTTCGTCAACCTGAATTGTGTTTAATTTCTCAAAAG CAGCATAGTCTAACGAGCCCAACGACTGCAACTGGATTTGGAGGTCCTGATTCATTTGGTTTGTCTTTTTGtttcttgaagtttttcattgCCTTTACATGGCTTTATCTTTTGTAA
- the LOC139843426 gene encoding purple acid phosphatase 23 isoform X2, which yields MDVSILSTLIIFMLMLMVICTLCQIPTTLDGPFNPVTRKFDPSLRLGSDDLPMNHTRLKKNVTSNFPEQIALALSSTNSMWVSWITGDAQIGKNVKPLDPSSVGSEVWYGDKRGNYSMKQNGVSMVYSQLYPFEGLLNYTSGIIHHVKIDGLAPSTTYYYICGDSTIPAMSEEHVFETLPLHSPNTYPRRIAVVGDLGLTANTTTTIDHLIENDPSLVLMVGDLSYANQYLTTGGEGASCFSCEFPDAPIRETYQPRWDGWGRFMEPLISRVPMMVIEGNHEIEPQAAGVTFESYLKRFAVPSNESGSNTNFYYSFDAGGVHFIMLGAYIDYNRTGAQYSWLKKDLRLLNRSVTPWLVAAWHSPWYNSYSSHYQEFECMRLEMEQLLYQYHVDIVFSGHVHAYERMNRVYDYSLDPCGPVYITIGDGGNIEKIDVDHADEPGKCPSPGDNVPEFGGVCHKIFTYGPAKGKFCWEKQPEWSAFRESSFGHGILEVVNSTYALWTWHRNQDMYKENSIGDQIYIVRQPELCLISQKHSLTSPTTATGFGGPDSFGLSFCFLKFFIAFTWLYLL from the exons ATGGATGTCAGCATTCTCAGTACCCTGATCATTTTCATGTTAATGTTGATGGTGATTTGTACTTTATGTCAAATACCCACCACCTTAGATGGCCCGTTTAACCCGGTGACCCGTAAATTCGACCCGTCTCTACGTTTGGGCAGTGATGATTTGCCCATGAATCATACTAGATTAAAAAAGAATGTGACATCAAATTTCCCTGAACAAATTGCTTTGGCACTTTCCTCTACAAATTCCATGTGGGTCTCATGGATTACTG GGGATGCACAGATAGGGAAGAATGTGAAACCACTTGATCCATCTAGTGTTGGTAGTGAGGTCTGGTATGGTGATAAAAGGGGGAATTATTCGATGAAACAGAACGGGGTTTCGATGGTTTATAGTCAGTTGTATCCATTTGAAGGACTTCTTAATTATACTTCCGGAATCATTCATCATGTCAAGATTGATG GCCTTGCACCTAGTACAACATATTACTACATATGTGGAGATAGTACTATTCCAGCTATGAGTGAAGAACATGTTTTTGAAACGTTACCGTTGCATAGTCCCAACACATATCCTCGTAGAATTGCAGTTGTTGGGGACCTTGGTCTCACAGCAAACACGACAACCACAATAGATCATCTCATTGAAAATGACCCATCTCTTGTTTTAATGGTGGGGGACTTAAGTTATGCCAATCAATACCTTACAACCGGTGGTGAAGGTGCGTCATGCTTTTCTTGTGAGTTCCCGGACGCACCTATTCGTGAAACGTATCAACCTCGTTGGGATGGATGGGGAAG GTTCATGGAGCCGTTGATCTCTAGAGTACCTATGATGGTCATCGAAGGTAACCATGAGATCGAACCACAAGCTGCTGGAGTCACTTTTGAATCATATCTGAAAAGGTTTGCAGTCCCGTCCAACGAGTCTGGCTCTAACACCAATTTCTACTACTCATTTGATGCTGGAGGTGTACATTTCATCATGTTAGGAGCATATATCGACTACAATAGGACCG GTGCACAATATTCATGGCTTAAAAAGGACTTAAGACTATTAAACCGAAGTGTGACACCTTGGTTAGTAGCTGCGTGGCATTCCCCTTGGTATAATAGTTACTCGTCACATTATCAAGAATTCGAGTGTATGAGGCTAGAAATGGAGCAACTTCTGTATCAATATCATGTTGACATTGTATTCTCTGGTCAT gtgcatgcgtACGAGCGGATGAATAGAGTGTATGACTACAGTTTGGACCCATGTGGACCTGTGTATATAACAATCGGAGATGGCGGTAATATTGAGAAAATTGATGTGGATCACGCAGATGAACCGGGAAAGTGTCCTTCGCCTGGTGATAATGTACCTGAATTTGGAGGAGTATGTCATAAAATTTTTACATACGGTCCTGCAAAGGGCAAGTTTTGCTGGGAAAAACAACCCGAATGGAGCGCTTTTAGAGAAAGCAGCTTTGGACATGGCATCCTCGag GTTGTAAATTCTACATATGCACTATGGACATGGCATAGAAACCAGGATATGTACAAAGAAAACAGCATTGGTGATCAGATCTACATTGTTCGTCAACCTGAATTGTGTTTAATTTCTCAAAAG CATAGTCTAACGAGCCCAACGACTGCAACTGGATTTGGAGGTCCTGATTCATTTGGTTTGTCTTTTTGtttcttgaagtttttcattgCCTTTACATGGCTTTATCTTTTGTAA